A portion of the Ailuropoda melanoleuca isolate Jingjing unplaced genomic scaffold, ASM200744v2 unplaced-scaffold8765, whole genome shotgun sequence genome contains these proteins:
- the LOC100473849 gene encoding LOW QUALITY PROTEIN: putative olfactory receptor 2B8 (The sequence of the model RefSeq protein was modified relative to this genomic sequence to represent the inferred CDS: substituted 2 bases at 2 genomic stop codons) has protein sequence MEQKNGSSFTGFILLGFSDRPQLELVLFVVLLIFYLFTLLGNTTIIALSHLDPHLQTPMYFFLSNLSFLDLCYTTSTVPQLLVHLRRAXHLRGADKSISFGGCVVQLFVALGLGCTECILLGVMAFDRYAAICRPLHYTVVMHPRLCALMASASWVIGFANSLLQTALIFIVPHCGRNKIDHFFCEIPPLLKLACVDTTGYESEMFFVSVMILLIPVALITFSYGRIVRAVLRIKSSAGQRKAFGTCGSHITVVSLXLQLTGWEDPLMEDIECQGIXDDCDLVVWVAQFMVNPVIYTLRNKDVTGAMKKVLCRGRDSS, from the exons ATGGAACAGAAAAATGGCAGTTCTTTCACTGGGTTTATCCTGCTGGGTTTCTCGGACCGGCCTCAGCTGGAGCTCGTCCTCTTCGTGGTTCTTCTGATCTTCTATCTGTTCACGCTGCTGGGAAACACCACCATCATTGCCTTGTCCCACCTGGACCCCCATCTTCAGactcccatgtactttttcctctccAACCTGAGCTTTCTGGACCTGTGCTACACGACCAGCACTGTCCCGCAGCTCCTGGTTCATCTCAGGAGAGCANCTCATCTCAGGGGAGCAGACAAGTCTATCTCGTTCGGTGGCTGTGTGGTTCAGCTGTTTGTCGCTCTAGGGTTGGGCTGCACAGAGTGCATTCTCTTAGGGGTCATGGCATTTGACCGCTATGCAGCCATCTGCAGGCCCCTGCACTACACAGTGGTCATGCACCCCCGTCTCTGTGCCCTCATGGCTTCCGCATCGTGGGTCATTGGTTTTGCCAACTCCTT ATTGCAGACAGCGCTCATCTTCATTGTACCACATtgtgggagaaataaaatagatcaCTTCTTTTGTGAGATTCCCCCATTACTCAAGCTTGCCTGTGTTGACACGACTGGATATGAGTCAGAGATGTTCTTTGTCAGTGTGATGATTCTCCTCATCCCTGTGGCCTTAATCACCTTCTCCTATGGGCGGATTGTCAGGGCGGTCTTAAGAATAAAGTCATCTGCAGGGCAGAGGAAAGCGTTTGGGACATGTGGGTCCCACATCACGGTGGTCTCCCTGTGACTCCAGCTGACTGGGTGGGAAGACCCTTTGATGGAAGACATTGAATGCcagggtatttaggatgattgtGACCTAGtggtctgggtggcacagttcaTGGTCAACCCCGTCATATATACACTGCGGAACAAGGATGTGACGGGAGCAATGAAGAAGGTGCTTTGCAGGGGCCGTGACTCCAGCTGA